One Candidatus Omnitrophota bacterium DNA segment encodes these proteins:
- the groL gene encoding chaperonin GroEL (60 kDa chaperone family; promotes refolding of misfolded polypeptides especially under stressful conditions; forms two stacked rings of heptamers to form a barrel-shaped 14mer; ends can be capped by GroES; misfolded proteins enter the barrel where they are refolded when GroES binds), with amino-acid sequence MAKQLKFDEEARRSLLKGVEVISKAVKVTLGPKGRNVVLDKKFGSPVITKDGVTVAKEIELEDPYEDMGAQLVKEVAEKTSDAAGDGTTTATILAEAIYREGLKLVSAGANPMALKRGVDRAVETVVDELKKLSKPIKDKKEIEQVATIAANNDKNIGNLIAEAMDKVGKDGVITVEESKTMATTLEVVEGMQFDQGYLSPYFITDAERMEAILEDPYILIYEKKISALKDLLPLLEKIARTGKPLLIIAEEVEGEALATLVVNKIRGTLSCCAVKAPGYGDRRKAMLEDIAILTGGKAITEDLGIKLENVTLEDLGRAKRITVDKENTTIVEGAGKTSEIKGRINQIKKQIEETDSDYDREKLQERLAKLAGGVAVIRVGAATETEMKERKARVEDALHATRAAVEEGIVPGGGVALLRCIPSVEKLNLEGDEKIGAEIVKRALEEPIRQLAENAGQEGSVVVQRVKEEKTNVGFDVEKGRYTDMLEAGIIDPTKVTRYAIQHASSVASLLITTEALVTDIPEKEKTPPMPPGGYGGEY; translated from the coding sequence ATGGCAAAGCAATTGAAGTTTGATGAAGAGGCAAGGCGTTCTCTTCTCAAAGGAGTAGAAGTAATTTCTAAGGCGGTTAAAGTAACCTTAGGTCCTAAAGGAAGGAATGTGGTTCTGGATAAAAAATTTGGTTCTCCGGTGATTACCAAAGATGGAGTTACGGTAGCCAAAGAGATTGAATTAGAGGACCCCTATGAAGATATGGGTGCACAGTTAGTAAAAGAGGTAGCAGAAAAAACCTCGGATGCTGCTGGAGACGGAACCACTACCGCTACCATTTTAGCGGAAGCAATTTATCGGGAAGGATTGAAACTGGTTTCTGCAGGTGCCAATCCTATGGCATTGAAGAGAGGTGTGGATAGGGCAGTGGAGACAGTGGTGGATGAACTGAAAAAACTCTCTAAACCCATTAAGGACAAGAAAGAAATTGAACAGGTGGCTACCATTGCTGCAAACAATGATAAAAATATTGGTAATCTTATTGCCGAAGCAATGGATAAAGTAGGAAAAGATGGGGTAATTACGGTAGAAGAATCAAAAACCATGGCTACTACTTTGGAAGTAGTGGAAGGAATGCAGTTTGACCAGGGATATCTTTCTCCCTACTTTATTACCGATGCCGAGCGTATGGAGGCAATCTTAGAAGACCCCTATATTTTGATTTATGAAAAAAAGATTTCTGCTTTAAAAGACCTGCTTCCGCTCTTAGAGAAAATTGCCCGTACGGGAAAACCGCTTTTAATCATTGCGGAAGAGGTGGAAGGTGAGGCACTGGCAACCTTAGTGGTAAATAAGATTCGGGGAACTCTTTCCTGCTGTGCGGTGAAGGCACCTGGTTACGGTGATAGAAGAAAGGCAATGCTTGAAGATATTGCTATTCTTACTGGCGGTAAAGCCATCACCGAGGATTTGGGAATAAAATTGGAAAATGTTACCCTTGAAGACTTGGGGAGAGCAAAACGCATTACGGTGGATAAGGAAAATACTACCATTGTTGAGGGTGCAGGAAAAACCTCCGAGATTAAAGGAAGAATTAATCAGATTAAGAAACAGATTGAGGAAACCGATTCTGATTATGACCGGGAGAAACTCCAGGAGCGTTTGGCAAAACTTGCCGGTGGAGTAGCAGTGATCCGTGTTGGTGCAGCCACGGAGACCGAAATGAAGGAAAGGAAGGCACGTGTGGAAGATGCCTTACATGCCACCCGTGCAGCGGTAGAAGAAGGAATTGTTCCCGGTGGAGGAGTGGCTTTACTCAGATGTATCCCCTCGGTAGAAAAACTTAACTTAGAGGGTGATGAGAAGATTGGGGCAGAGATTGTAAAACGTGCCTTAGAAGAACCGATCAGACAACTGGCGGAGAATGCCGGACAGGAAGGTTCAGTGGTCGTGCAGAGAGTAAAAGAAGAAAAAACCAATGTAGGGTTTGATGTGGAGAAAGGTCGTTATACCGATATGCTGGAGGCGGGGATTATTGACCCTACCAAGGTTACCCGTTATGCCATTCAGCATGCTTCCAGTGTGGCTTCGCTATTGATTACCACCGAGGCTCTGGTTACGGATATTCCTGAGAAGGAGAAAACTCCTCCTATGCCTCCGGGAGGATACGGAGGAGAATATTAA
- a CDS encoding CBS domain-containing protein: MKVKDILIKMPFNIENSTTLILIIKAMKETGLDILPIVNKDMRLVGIIGLDDIAKIFAPYSGPMQTLVKSLPFLDDLVEKDFSINHVSPEMLKLCIAEDIMDTNFITISQDTDLEKAYSIMVLHKVEIAPVTDDGHLLGIVRLLDIIQVVLKEKGLE, encoded by the coding sequence ATGAAAGTAAAAGATATTCTTATAAAGATGCCTTTTAACATTGAGAATTCAACTACTTTAATTTTGATTATAAAGGCAATGAAAGAGACCGGACTTGATATATTGCCGATAGTAAATAAAGATATGCGCTTAGTGGGTATTATAGGTTTGGATGATATCGCCAAGATATTCGCGCCCTATTCTGGTCCAATGCAGACCTTGGTAAAGAGCCTTCCTTTCTTAGATGATTTAGTGGAAAAAGATTTTTCTATAAACCATGTTAGCCCAGAAATGCTTAAGCTTTGTATTGCTGAAGATATAATGGATACAAATTTTATTACAATTTCCCAGGATACGGATTTAGAAAAGGCATATTCCATAATGGTACTTCATAAAGTAGAGATTGCCCCGGTAACGGATGACGGTCATCTATTAGGTATAGTAAGGTTATTAGATATAATACAGGTTGTTTTAAAAGAAAAAGGGTTGGAGTGA
- the xseA gene encoding exodeoxyribonuclease VII large subunit — MEIKLKTEKVYSIRELNAEVKGILKREFPELIWVCGEIQDYNKNKHKPDVYFRLCEKHPEVDEVIASVSAVIFKDRKLFLNQILKHALLELKDDLEVKFLCRVDFSKYGKLLLIVEDIDPVYTLGKIAQSRQKIIEELKAKGLLEKNKRLNLPLVPLNIGLITSYNSAAYNDFLDELKRSGYGFKIYYFDSAMQGKNVEPNICSALEIFDQIPFLDLVVITRGGGSTADLSWFDNKKIAERIANAKFPVLTGIGHEIDVTIADRVAHTYFKTPTAIAQFLVGRVKDFLDNLDEKIESLIAQTEEILSRESQTLGIKAKDINLETQKFLRDHREKLISLIKEIKICPANLVYTLKINLKEKTKELSMETFHYLKNKKIEVSHYEEKIKILDPMNTVKRGFSITKAKDGKTIKSIEDTKKDEDLVTIVFDGKIESKVKRIKKE, encoded by the coding sequence ATGGAGATAAAGTTAAAGACAGAAAAAGTCTATTCCATCCGGGAATTGAATGCGGAAGTAAAAGGCATATTAAAGAGAGAATTTCCGGAACTAATCTGGGTCTGCGGAGAAATTCAGGATTACAACAAAAATAAACATAAACCAGATGTCTATTTTAGACTCTGCGAGAAACATCCCGAGGTTGATGAAGTAATCGCCTCAGTTAGTGCGGTAATCTTTAAAGATAGAAAATTATTCTTAAACCAGATTTTAAAACACGCACTCCTTGAATTAAAGGATGACTTAGAAGTAAAATTTCTCTGTAGGGTTGATTTCTCAAAATATGGAAAATTGCTTCTGATTGTAGAAGATATTGACCCGGTTTATACCTTAGGGAAAATTGCCCAAAGCAGACAGAAGATAATTGAAGAATTAAAGGCAAAAGGGCTTTTGGAAAAGAACAAAAGATTAAACTTACCTCTGGTTCCATTAAATATAGGATTAATTACCTCTTATAATAGTGCTGCCTATAATGATTTCCTGGATGAACTAAAGAGAAGTGGCTATGGATTCAAAATCTATTATTTTGATTCCGCTATGCAGGGAAAGAATGTTGAACCGAATATCTGTTCTGCTTTGGAAATCTTTGACCAGATTCCATTTTTGGATTTGGTGGTGATAACCAGAGGAGGAGGTTCCACCGCAGACCTCAGTTGGTTTGATAATAAAAAGATAGCGGAAAGAATAGCCAATGCAAAATTTCCTGTATTAACCGGAATTGGGCATGAGATAGATGTAACTATTGCCGACCGCGTAGCACATACATATTTCAAAACTCCCACTGCAATTGCACAATTTTTGGTAGGAAGGGTAAAGGATTTTTTAGATAATTTGGATGAAAAAATTGAATCCCTAATTGCCCAGACAGAGGAAATATTGAGCCGAGAAAGTCAGACCTTGGGAATCAAAGCAAAAGATATTAACTTAGAGACACAGAAATTTTTAAGGGACCATCGAGAAAAACTCATCTCTCTAATTAAAGAAATTAAGATATGCCCGGCTAATTTAGTTTATACTCTTAAAATAAATTTAAAAGAAAAAACAAAAGAACTCTCTATGGAAACATTCCATTATCTTAAAAATAAAAAAATTGAAGTCAGTCATTATGAAGAGAAAATAAAAATTTTAGACCCGATGAATACAGTAAAAAGAGGATTCAGTATCACCAAAGCAAAGGATGGAAAGACAATAAAAAGTATAGAGGATACTAAAAAAGACGAGGATTTAGTAACTATAGTTTTTGATGGAAAGATTGAAAGCAAGGTGAAGAGAATAAAAAAGGAGTAG
- a CDS encoding type III pantothenate kinase, whose translation MMLLTIDIGNTNISYGIFEGEILIKKGKIPTESPDYLRYLRNFPWEDIGEIIICSVVPQGLKRLRNGLKKFFPKKPFILGENISVPMKNLYKKPEEVGQDRLVNAYAGYYFYGGNLVVIDFGTAVTFDVVSGRGEYLGGMIFPGLRTSLEALCQKAALLPKNMDFTLPKGFIGVSTKESILSGIFNGFLAMTRQLVQILKEKQGIEKVVFTGGDASKLYPYLADLGTLRETLILEGLRLIYENKKSNK comes from the coding sequence ATGATGTTATTAACTATAGACATTGGTAACACCAATATTTCTTACGGAATATTTGAAGGGGAAATTTTGATTAAAAAAGGGAAAATCCCTACGGAGAGTCCGGATTATCTGAGATATCTAAGAAATTTTCCCTGGGAAGATATTGGGGAGATAATCATCTGCAGTGTAGTTCCCCAGGGTTTGAAAAGATTAAGAAATGGTCTGAAAAAATTCTTTCCTAAAAAACCCTTTATCCTGGGAGAAAATATCTCTGTTCCGATGAAAAATCTCTACAAAAAACCAGAAGAGGTAGGGCAAGATAGATTAGTCAATGCCTACGCAGGATACTATTTCTATGGAGGTAACCTGGTGGTGATTGATTTTGGCACAGCAGTTACTTTTGATGTGGTTTCCGGAAGAGGAGAATATTTAGGAGGAATGATTTTCCCGGGTTTGAGAACTTCCTTAGAAGCATTATGCCAGAAAGCGGCTCTGCTTCCCAAAAATATGGATTTTACTCTTCCTAAGGGGTTTATTGGTGTTTCTACAAAAGAAAGTATTTTAAGTGGAATTTTTAATGGGTTTTTAGCAATGACCCGCCAGTTAGTGCAGATTCTTAAAGAAAAACAGGGAATAGAAAAGGTAGTTTTTACCGGCGGTGATGCTTCTAAACTCTATCCTTACCTTGCTGATTTGGGGACTCTGCGTGAAACTCTTATCTTGGAAGGGCTGAGGTTAATATACGAAAATAAGAAAAGTAATAAATAA
- the groES gene encoding co-chaperone GroES, which translates to MAEVKTKINVQPLGDRVVVRPLEAGNKTKSGIVLPDTAKEKPQEGEIVAVGKGRLLENGEIRPLEVKVGDKVLYGKYSGTEITIEDQEYLILREEDILAIIK; encoded by the coding sequence ATGGCAGAAGTAAAGACGAAGATTAATGTTCAGCCTTTAGGTGACCGGGTAGTGGTAAGGCCATTAGAAGCGGGTAACAAGACAAAAAGTGGAATTGTGCTTCCGGACACTGCTAAGGAAAAGCCTCAGGAAGGTGAAATCGTAGCCGTAGGAAAGGGTCGCTTATTAGAGAATGGAGAAATTAGACCCTTAGAAGTAAAAGTAGGAGACAAAGTTCTTTATGGTAAATATTCCGGGACAGAGATTACCATTGAGGACCAGGAATATCTTATTCTCCGGGAAGAGGATATTCTGGCAATAATTAAGTAA
- the xseB gene encoding exodeoxyribonuclease VII small subunit, producing the protein MAKEGLKYSKAVEELERILQRIQDGQIDVDDLAKEVKRATELIKLCKEKIEKTEWEVKEVVKSFEENK; encoded by the coding sequence ATGGCTAAAGAAGGATTAAAGTACAGTAAAGCAGTTGAGGAGTTGGAAAGAATCCTGCAGAGGATTCAAGATGGTCAGATAGATGTTGATGACCTGGCTAAAGAAGTAAAGAGGGCAACAGAGTTAATCAAGCTCTGCAAGGAAAAAATTGAGAAGACAGAGTGGGAAGTAAAAGAAGTGGTTAAGAGTTTTGAAGAGAATAAATAG
- a CDS encoding radical SAM protein, whose product MAECKVCQKKSFLISDYPGVCLDCIRNDFERAKPYILEAHKKTRKDFALPFIPPKEKAGILCNLCVNECRIGENEKGFCDLRKNLKGKLIGADVKRGNLSFYFDPLPTNCVADWTCPGGTGCGFPEFSYQKGPEYGYKNLAVFYNGCSYNCLFCQNWHFRDALGDREKRKLILSRDLASIIDEKTSCICFFGGDPSCQLPHSILTSKIALKNKKNRILRICWETNGSMNENLLAEIVEIALASGGCIKFDLKAWTEELNIALCGVSNKRTFDNFAKVSSYIKKRPIPPLLIASTLLVPGYVDEYEIEKISKFIYSLNKNIPYSLLAFYPSFYMHDLPTTSYPHAYRCKEVALNSGLKNVHIGNFHLLSHRY is encoded by the coding sequence ATGGCAGAGTGTAAAGTTTGTCAGAAGAAATCTTTCCTTATCTCTGATTATCCCGGTGTATGCTTAGATTGTATAAGGAATGATTTTGAAAGGGCAAAGCCGTATATCTTAGAGGCACATAAGAAAACAAGAAAAGATTTTGCTCTCCCCTTTATCCCCCCTAAAGAAAAAGCAGGTATTTTATGTAATCTCTGTGTGAATGAATGCCGGATAGGAGAAAATGAGAAAGGATTCTGTGACTTGCGGAAGAATTTAAAGGGAAAATTAATTGGAGCAGATGTAAAAAGGGGGAATTTATCTTTCTATTTTGACCCTCTACCCACAAATTGTGTTGCGGATTGGACCTGTCCTGGAGGAACAGGCTGTGGTTTTCCTGAATTTTCTTATCAAAAAGGACCGGAATACGGATATAAGAATTTAGCAGTTTTTTATAATGGATGCAGTTATAACTGCCTTTTCTGTCAGAATTGGCATTTTAGGGATGCCTTGGGAGATAGAGAAAAAAGAAAACTTATCCTTAGCAGAGATTTAGCCTCTATTATAGATGAGAAGACATCCTGCATCTGTTTCTTTGGTGGAGACCCATCCTGTCAACTTCCGCATTCCATTTTAACCTCAAAGATTGCTTTAAAGAATAAAAAAAATAGAATCTTAAGAATCTGCTGGGAGACAAATGGCTCAATGAATGAAAATTTATTAGCTGAGATTGTTGAAATTGCTTTAGCATCTGGTGGTTGTATAAAATTTGATTTAAAGGCATGGACTGAAGAATTGAACATTGCTTTATGTGGAGTCTCAAACAAAAGAACATTTGATAATTTTGCGAAAGTTTCCTCTTATATAAAAAAAAGACCTATCCCTCCTCTTTTGATTGCCTCAACCCTTTTAGTTCCTGGCTATGTAGATGAGTATGAGATAGAAAAAATCTCTAAGTTTATTTATTCTTTGAATAAAAATATCCCTTACTCCCTTTTAGCTTTTTACCCTTCTTTTTATATGCATGACCTTCCCACCACCTCCTATCCGCATGCCTACAGATGCAAAGAGGTGGCTTTAAATTCTGGCTTAAAGAATGTCCATATCGGAAATTTTCATCTTTTATCCCACAGATACTAA